CATCCGCTCTGGGGGTGCGAGAACGCGCTGATCACCCCGCATCTCGCCGGGTCCCAGGGCAACGAGTGGCGGCGGCTGGCCGATCTGGCGACCGGTGAGGTCGCGCGCTGGGCCGCGGGCGACGGTTTCGCCCATCCCGTACGACCGGAAAGGCTGGCCTTCCTCGCATGACCACCGCCCCCCTCCCTCTCCCCTTCCGACTCCCCCGCGTCGACCGCGCGCTCAGCCCCCTCACCGGTTACACCCGGGCGCACTGGGAGGCTGCCGCGGACGGTCTGCTGCACGCGGCCTGGCAGTGGGCGACCCCCGGCCGGGCGATGCTCGACCTGCCCGGCCGCCCTTCGGGTTCCGGTGTCCGCTCCGACGGGCTGGAGGGGTACGCGCGCACCTTCCTCGCCGCCGCGTTCCGGGTCGGGGGCGCCGAGGGCAAGGACCCGCACGGCTGGCTGGAGCGGTACGCGGACGGTCTCGCCGCCGGTACGCGGACCCCCGGGCGCGACGACACCGAGTCCTGGCCGCTCATCCGCGACCACACGGTCTTCGGTCAGCCGATGGTGGAGTCGGCGTCCGTCGCCCTCGGTCTGCGGCTGACCCGCCCGTGGCTCTGGGACCGGCTCGACGGCGGCACCCAGGACCGGGCGGAGGAGTGGCTGCGCGGATCGCTGCGGCACACCCCGGCGCCCAACAACTGGTACCTCTTCCCCTTCACCGTCGCCGGGTTCCTGGAGTCCGTCGGCCGGGGCGACGCGCAGACCGCGCGGGCGCGGGCCCGCGCGCTGGACCTGCTGGAGGGGTGGTACCGGGGGGACGGCTGGTACGCGGACGGCGACGGGCGCGCCTTCGACCACTACAACGGCTGGGCGCTGCACCTCTATCCGGTGCTGGACGCCCATCTCTCGGGCGACCGGGAGCTCCTGGCCCACTACGGCGGCAGGCTGCGCGAGCACCTGGAGAGCTTCTCCCTGATGTTCGGCGCGGACGGGGCGCCGCTGCACTTCGGGCGCTCCCTCGCCTACCGGTTCGCGGCGGGCGCGGCGGTCGGCATGGGCGCGGTCTCCGGGCACACTCCGCTCTCCCCCGGGGCGTCCCGGCGGCTGGTCAGCGGTTCGCTCCGGTACTTCCTGGAGCGCGGCGCGACCGGCGAGGACGGGCTGTTGAGCCTCGGGTGGCACGGTCCGCACGAGGCGACGCTCCAGCACTACTCGGGTCCGGCGTCGCCGTACTGGGCGTCGAAGGCGTTCGTCTCGCTGCTCGCCCCGGCGGACCACCCGTTGTGGACCGCGCCGGAGGAGCCCGCGCCGAGCGAGGGCCCGGACCGGGTGCTGTCGCTGCCGGCACCGGGGCTGCTGGTGCAGTCGACGCGGGCGGACGGGATCGTCCGGCTGCACAACCACGGCAGCGACCATGTCCGGCCGCACGAGGGCGAGTCGGCGGCGGAGGCGGACCCGCACTACGGGCGGTTCGCGTACTCCACGGCGACCGGTCCCTCCTCGCCGGTGAACGTGGCGGACAACCATCTCTCCGTCCGGGTCGGCGCCGCCCGTAGCGTCCGTCGCCGGATCCACCCGCTGGGCGCCGGGCACGGGGACGGCTGGGGCTGGGCGGCCTCCTGGCACATGCCGGTCTTCGCCGGCCGGCCGCCGGCCGTCCCCGGACTGCGGGTGGAGAGCGTCACCTTCGTACGGGGTCGTTACGAACTCCGGGTCCACCGGCTCCTCGGCGTCCCGGCGGGCGCCCGCGTCGAGCAGACCGGCTGGGCGACGGCCCCGGACGCGTCACCGCGCTCGGTGCTGCACGGGCTGTACGGCTGGGAGTGGGAGGAGGAGGTGCGCGCCCCGCAGGGCACGGCGTACACCCGGTGGGCGGTCATGCCCCGGCTGGCCGTGGACGCCGAGGGCACGGTGGTGCTGGTGGCCCTGGCCTCGCTGACCGGTGAGGCGGCCCCCGCTCCGGTGGGCACGGCGGTGAGCGGAGTGAACGTGGCGGCGGACGCCCGGGGCGCCGGGGACACCGTGGAGGTGGCCTGGTCCGAGGACGGGGCGGTCACCCGGATCGTCTTCGGCACGGGTGGGGCCGACTCCGTGTCGGTGGAGCACGGCACACGGTGACCGGGTGGTGGCGGGTTCGACCGCCGCCGCACCCGGCCGTTCACGGGCGTCAGACGTCCGTGCGGACGATCACCACCAGCGTCCGGGGGCCGTGCACCCCTTCCACCCGCTCCAGTTCGATGTCCGAGGTGGCCGAGGGCCCGCTGATCAGGGTCGTCGGCCGCTCCGGTACCAGGCGCGCGACCGCTTCGGGCACCCCGACCTCCACCGTGGAGAGGTCGACGACGCAGACGTGCAGGTCGGGGACGAGGGAGAGCGCGCGGCGCCCCTGGTCCCCGGACCCGTCCAGGAAGATGGTGCCGGTCTCCGCGCAGCTGACGGCGGACGCCGTGACAACGCCGTCGAGTTCGCCGAGCGCGGGCGCCGGGATGTCGGCTGAGTCCCGCTGGACTTCCCCCTCCCAGCCTGCCAGCCATTCGGCGTCGAGCCCGGCCGGTACACCGATCCGGCGGGCACCCCGCTCCCGCAGCACCTCGGCGATCACCTCGGCGGTGCGGTCCGAGGTGCAGGGGTGGACCTGTGCCTTGTAGTCGACCAGCCGGTCGGTGAGGAGCCCGAGCCGTTCGGCGTCGGGCAGGGTGCGTCCGGTGCGGTAGTCGCGCGGGACGGTGACCGGGCGGGCCGGGGCGAGCGCCAGGGCGTCGCGCACCCGGCCGAGGACGGTGTCGCGTGCGGTCGTCACTTCTCGTCCTTTGTCGGGTCCTTCGGGCGGTCCGCTCCGGCGCTCAACGCGGCGCCCTCGTCGGCCGCCGCCTTCATCGTGGCGGCGCCCTCGGCCGAGGCCAGCCAGGCGCGGAACGTCTGCTTCGGCGGGGCCGGGGTGTCCCGGCTGTCGCTCCAGCCGTCGAAGGGCGCGGGTACCCGCCCGATGGTGCCGTCCTTGCCGGCGACGACCCGCCCGAGACCGGCCGCCTTCTGGGCGGCCGTGAAGAGCTTAGGGCTCTTCATCACCGTGGCGGCGGCCTTCATGGCGAGCTTCTCCGCCGTCGTACCGGCCTGTTCGGTGTTCTGGTGCCGGAGTTCGACCAGCAGCGACGGGATGTCGATCTTGACCGGGCAGGCGTCGAAGCAGGCGCCGCAGAGGCTGGAGGCGTACGGCAGCGAGCTGTTCGGGTCGTCCTTCGCGGCGTGCATCCCGGCGAGCTGCGGGGTGAGGACCGCGCCGATCGGGCCGGGGTAGGTCGAGCCGTAGGCGTGTCCGCCGGCGCGTTCGTAGACCGGGCAGACGTTGAGGCAGGCGGAGCAGCGGATGCAGTTCAGGGCCTCGCGTCCGACCTTGTCCGCGAGCGCGGCGGTGCGGCCGTTGTCGAGCAGCACCAGGTGGAACGACTGCGGGCCGTCGCCGGGGGTCACCCCGGTCCACATCGAGGTGTACGGGTTCATCCGCTCGCCGGTGGAGGAGCGCGGCAGGAGCTGGAGGAAGACTTCGAGGTCGGCGTAGCGCGGCAGCACCTTCTCGATGCCCATCACCGTGATCAGGGTGTCGGGCAGGGTGAGGCACATCCGGCCGTTGCCCTCGGACTCCACGACGGAGAGGGTGCCGGTATCGGCGATGCCGAAGTTGGCGCCGGAGACGGCCACCCTGGTCGTCATGAACTTCTCGCGCAGATAGGCGCGCGCGGCGGCGGCGAGGTGCGCGGGCACGTTGTCCAGGTCCGGGTCGACGCCGGGGATCTCCTTGAGGAAGATCTCCCGGATCTCGTCGCGGTTGCGGTGGATCGCGGGGACCAGGATGTGCGAGGGCTTGTCGTGGGCGAGCTGCACGATGAGCTCGGCGAGGTCGGTCTCGTAGGGCGTGATGCCGACCGATTCGAGGTGCTCGTTGAGACCGATCTCCTGGGTGGCCATCGACTTGACCTTGATGACGTCACTGCTGCCGGTCGCCCTGATCAGGCGGGTGACGATCTCGTTGGCCTCGGCACCGTCGCGCGCCCAGTGGACGGTGCCGCCGTGTTCGGTGACCTTCGCCTCCAGCTGCTCCAGGAGTTCGGGCAGCCGGTTCATGGTGTCGGTCTTGATCGCCGCTCCGGCGTCGCGCAGCTCCTCCCAGTCGGGGAGTTCGCCGGTGACGTCGAGTCGCTTGGTACGGATGGTGCGGGTGGCCTTGCCGAGGTTGCGGCGGAGCTGCTCGTTGCGCAGCTCGTCGTGCGCGGCGGCGGGGAACTTCCGCTCGCCGCGCAGGTTGCCGGTGCCGTACGGGGAGCGGGGCGGGGCTGCGGGCATGCCGAGGAAGGTGCTCATACGGTGGCGGCCTCCGTCATGGCGTACGGCGCGGTACGGGTCGCGGCGAGGATCTGCGCGAGGTGCAGGGTGCGGGTGCCGGACTTGACGCGGTGCAGCCCGCCGCCGATGTGCATCAGGCAGGAGGAGTCACCTGCGGTGCAGACGTCGGCGTCCGTGGAGGCGATGTTGCGCATCTTGTCCTGGAGCATCGCGGAGGACGTCTCGGCGTTCTTCACCGCGAAGGTGCCGCCGAAGCCGCAGCAGGAGTCGGCCTCGGGCAGTTCCACGAGGTCGATGGAGTCGACGGCGCGCAGCAGTCGCAGCGGCTTCTCGCCGACGCGGAGCATGCGCAGCGAGTGGCAGGTGGGGTGGTAGGTGACGCGGTGCGGGAAGTACGCGCCGACTCCGGTGACGTCGAGGACGTCCACGAGGAACTCCGAAAGCTCGTACGTCTTGGCCTCGACCGTGGCGACCCCGGCACGCAGGGCTGCGTCGCCGTACCGCTCGGCGACGATTCTGTGCTGGTGGCGGACCGAGCCCGCGCAGGAGCCGGAGGGCATGACGATCGCCTCGATGGAGGCGTCGCCGAACTGCTCGGCGAAATTGCGTACCAGGGGTACGGGCTCGCGCTGGTAGCCGGTGTTGACGTGCATCTGACCGCAGCAGGTCTGCCCCGGCGGGAACACCACCTCGTGGCCCAGGCGGGCGAGCAGCACCGCGGTGGATTTCACCGCCTCGGGAAACAGCGTGTCTCCCAGACAGGTGGCGAAGAGCCCGACGCGCATGGAGCCTCCTCGATCGTTTCTCTACGTCCTTTGTATGGTCGGACCATACTCTGGATGGTGTGCCGAGTGAAGTTCCCCGGCCTCGCGCCGGGCGCTCCGCTGTCCGGGCGGACGGCGCTACTTTCGACTCACGCCCTGGTCTTCGACCAGGGTGCCGTGCAGGCTGCGGATGTGGCGCTCGACCAGGTCGGCCGCCTCCGCGCCCCGTCCGGCGCGTACCAGCCGGAGCAGCTCGGTGTGTTCGGCGTTGAGCGCGGCGGCGGTGGCCGGCCAGTCCTCCGCCTCTTCCAGGGCCCGCAGGATCAGCGGGCGTACGGACTCGCGTACGGCCGAAGTGAGGGTGGAGGTCAGGGCGTTGCCCGAGCAGCGGGCGATCTGCACGTGGAAGCGGGTGTCCAGGTCGTTGAAGGCGGTGACGCCGATGCCGGGGGCCGCCATGGCGGCGACCAGGGAAGCGGCCTCGTCGAGATCCTCGTCGCGCGCGTGTGTGACGGCGGCCTCGAAGCCGGACCGCTCCAGGACGACCCGGGCCTCCATGACGTCCTCCAGGCTGTAGCTGCCCAGCGCGAAGTGGAGCCGGAGCAGCCGCCCGAGCGCGTCGTCCGGGTTGCGCACGATCCGCGCCCCGGAGTCGGGCCCCCGGCCGGGCTGGGCCACCAGGACGCCGATGGTCTCCAGTACCCGCAGCGCCTCGCGCAGGGCGGACCGGCTGACGCCGAGGACGGGGGCGAGCTCACGCTCCGGCGGCAGGCGGTCCCCCGCTTTGAGCTCGCCGGCGAACACCCGCTCCTCGATGCTCCGCAGCACGAGTTCGTGGGTACGGGACTGCCGCACGGGTTCCCATTCGACGGGCACTTGCCACTCCCTGGTCGGGCCGGTCGCACCGGCGGTAAGCAGCGCCGTCCGCCCGGAGGGCTGGACCTCCACCATGCGGCCCGGGCCGGGCGGCGACCGACGGCCCCGGGACGGACGCGGCGCCACACGTACTGGGCCCCGACTATGTCACACACGTGCTGTGGTCGGACCAAAGACCGGCGTGATCGGTGACGCCTTGTGCGGAAGGAGCCGCACTCCATAACGTTGCGTGTATGTCACACCGAAAATCGTCGGCCTGTGCCGCTCGTCGCCCCCATCCCCTTCGCTCCGTCGGCGCGCGTCGATGACCGGGGTCCTGGAGGGTTTCGGTGTCATCGCGAGCATCATCGCCGTCGGCTATCTGATCGGCCGGTCGGGCCTGCTGGGCGAGCACGGACAGCCCGTACTCACCCGGCTGTCCTTCCACGTCGCCTCGCCCGCCCTGCTCTTCACCACGATGACGAAGGCCGACCTGTCGGCCATGGTCTCGCTGCCGCTGCTGGTGACCGCGCTCTCCACCCTGGTGGTTGCGGGCACCTTCGTCGCGGTCGGAGCCGTACGCGGCTGGAGCGTGGGCCGTACGACGATCGGCGCCCTCTGCTCCTGCTACGTCAACGCCGGAAATCTCGGTATCCCCATCGCCGTCTACGTGCTGGGGGACGCGACCCTCATCGCGCCGATCCTGCTCTTCCAGCAGTTGGTCGTCTCCCCCGTCGCCCTCACCGTCATCAAGACCTCGCGCCCCGGCGAGCGGGATTCCCTGGCGCGGCTGCTGACCACGCCCTTCCGCAACCCGATCGTCCTGGCCTCGCTCGCCGGGGTCGTCGTCAGCGTCCTGGGACGGCGCGTCCCCGGGCCGGTGCTGGAGCCGGTCACACTGATCGCCGGAATCGCGGTGCCCGGGGTGCTGCTCGCCTTCGGCATCTCGCTGCGCGGCAGCGAGATGCCCGGTCGCGGTACGGACCGGGGGGCGGTGCTCCTCTCCGTCGCGCTGAAGAGCTTCGCCCAGCCGCTGACCGCCTGGGCGATCGCCGCCGGGGTGTTCGGCCTGGAGGGGGCGCCCCTGTTCGCGGTGGTGGTGACCAGCGGACTCCCCGCAGCCCAGAACCTCTTCACGTACGCCTCGCACTACGGGACGGGCGTGCGGCTGGCCCGGGAGTCGATCCTGCTCTCCACGGTTCTCGCGGCACCGGTGACGGTCACCACGGCGGCTCTGCTGGGCTGACGCCCACGCGAGTGCCGGAGGCGAGGGGGCGCGAGGAGAGAAAGAACACCAGCCATTTCATGTGATTCTCACTCAGTCCGCATACGGTACGGCTGTGAACCAGACGAGCCCGCCCGGCTGGCATCCAGACCCCGGGTATTCAGGAATAGGCCCCGCGCAGGAGCGCTGGTGGGACGGCACCCAGTGGACCGACCAACTCCGCGTGGCACCCGCCGCCGTCCGTAGCCGCCGTATCCGCATCGGCGTCGGCGTCACCGTCGGCGTGGTGGTGCTCGCCGCCGTCGGCGGTGGCGCGTACGCACTGGGGCACGGCGACGGAAAACAGTCCGCCACGCCCTCGGTCGCGCAGTCGGGCGGCCCGCCGTCCGGTGGCCAAGGACGCCAGGGCGCGCCGGGCGAGAGCGGCGGCGGCTTCGGCGGCCAAGGCGGCGGCCAGAGCGGTGGGAGCGGAAGCGACGGCGGAAGCGACGGCGGAAGCGACCAGAACGGTGACGGCGGCAGCGGTGGCCAGGACCAGGCGCCCGAATCGCAGATCCCGACGGAGGACGGCTACGCGACCGATGTCGCCAGCGGCATCAGCCTGCCGGTGCCGAAGGGCTGGACCGGCGAGTCCGGCACGGTCGGCGCGGGCCTGACGACGGGCGAGTACGCCTGCCCCGGCGACACCAGCCAGAAGTGCGTGCGCGGAGGGGTGTTCTCCGCGCCCGCGGCGGCACTGGAGAACACGGAGAAGACCGCCGAGGCGGCCGCGAAGAAGGACATCTCGGTCAACGCCGAGGAGTCCTACGGCGCGGACATCTACGAGGGAATCACCTCCCACCAGGAGATGAAGTCCGAGGCCGTCACCGTGGCGGGCCAGAAGGGCTACCTCGTGCGCTGGAAGGTGGTC
The DNA window shown above is from Streptomyces sp. NBC_00247 and carries:
- a CDS encoding AEC family transporter — its product is MTGVLEGFGVIASIIAVGYLIGRSGLLGEHGQPVLTRLSFHVASPALLFTTMTKADLSAMVSLPLLVTALSTLVVAGTFVAVGAVRGWSVGRTTIGALCSCYVNAGNLGIPIAVYVLGDATLIAPILLFQQLVVSPVALTVIKTSRPGERDSLARLLTTPFRNPIVLASLAGVVVSVLGRRVPGPVLEPVTLIAGIAVPGVLLAFGISLRGSEMPGRGTDRGAVLLSVALKSFAQPLTAWAIAAGVFGLEGAPLFAVVVTSGLPAAQNLFTYASHYGTGVRLARESILLSTVLAAPVTVTTAALLG
- a CDS encoding FadR/GntR family transcriptional regulator, whose amino-acid sequence is MPVEWEPVRQSRTHELVLRSIEERVFAGELKAGDRLPPERELAPVLGVSRSALREALRVLETIGVLVAQPGRGPDSGARIVRNPDDALGRLLRLHFALGSYSLEDVMEARVVLERSGFEAAVTHARDEDLDEAASLVAAMAAPGIGVTAFNDLDTRFHVQIARCSGNALTSTLTSAVRESVRPLILRALEEAEDWPATAAALNAEHTELLRLVRAGRGAEAADLVERHIRSLHGTLVEDQGVSRK
- a CDS encoding lactate utilization protein B — protein: MSTFLGMPAAPPRSPYGTGNLRGERKFPAAAHDELRNEQLRRNLGKATRTIRTKRLDVTGELPDWEELRDAGAAIKTDTMNRLPELLEQLEAKVTEHGGTVHWARDGAEANEIVTRLIRATGSSDVIKVKSMATQEIGLNEHLESVGITPYETDLAELIVQLAHDKPSHILVPAIHRNRDEIREIFLKEIPGVDPDLDNVPAHLAAAARAYLREKFMTTRVAVSGANFGIADTGTLSVVESEGNGRMCLTLPDTLITVMGIEKVLPRYADLEVFLQLLPRSSTGERMNPYTSMWTGVTPGDGPQSFHLVLLDNGRTAALADKVGREALNCIRCSACLNVCPVYERAGGHAYGSTYPGPIGAVLTPQLAGMHAAKDDPNSSLPYASSLCGACFDACPVKIDIPSLLVELRHQNTEQAGTTAEKLAMKAAATVMKSPKLFTAAQKAAGLGRVVAGKDGTIGRVPAPFDGWSDSRDTPAPPKQTFRAWLASAEGAATMKAAADEGAALSAGADRPKDPTKDEK
- a CDS encoding DUF2264 domain-containing protein — protein: MTTAPLPLPFRLPRVDRALSPLTGYTRAHWEAAADGLLHAAWQWATPGRAMLDLPGRPSGSGVRSDGLEGYARTFLAAAFRVGGAEGKDPHGWLERYADGLAAGTRTPGRDDTESWPLIRDHTVFGQPMVESASVALGLRLTRPWLWDRLDGGTQDRAEEWLRGSLRHTPAPNNWYLFPFTVAGFLESVGRGDAQTARARARALDLLEGWYRGDGWYADGDGRAFDHYNGWALHLYPVLDAHLSGDRELLAHYGGRLREHLESFSLMFGADGAPLHFGRSLAYRFAAGAAVGMGAVSGHTPLSPGASRRLVSGSLRYFLERGATGEDGLLSLGWHGPHEATLQHYSGPASPYWASKAFVSLLAPADHPLWTAPEEPAPSEGPDRVLSLPAPGLLVQSTRADGIVRLHNHGSDHVRPHEGESAAEADPHYGRFAYSTATGPSSPVNVADNHLSVRVGAARSVRRRIHPLGAGHGDGWGWAASWHMPVFAGRPPAVPGLRVESVTFVRGRYELRVHRLLGVPAGARVEQTGWATAPDASPRSVLHGLYGWEWEEEVRAPQGTAYTRWAVMPRLAVDAEGTVVLVALASLTGEAAPAPVGTAVSGVNVAADARGAGDTVEVAWSEDGAVTRIVFGTGGADSVSVEHGTR
- a CDS encoding (Fe-S)-binding protein; protein product: MRVGLFATCLGDTLFPEAVKSTAVLLARLGHEVVFPPGQTCCGQMHVNTGYQREPVPLVRNFAEQFGDASIEAIVMPSGSCAGSVRHQHRIVAERYGDAALRAGVATVEAKTYELSEFLVDVLDVTGVGAYFPHRVTYHPTCHSLRMLRVGEKPLRLLRAVDSIDLVELPEADSCCGFGGTFAVKNAETSSAMLQDKMRNIASTDADVCTAGDSSCLMHIGGGLHRVKSGTRTLHLAQILAATRTAPYAMTEAATV
- a CDS encoding LutC/YkgG family protein; this encodes MTTARDTVLGRVRDALALAPARPVTVPRDYRTGRTLPDAERLGLLTDRLVDYKAQVHPCTSDRTAEVIAEVLRERGARRIGVPAGLDAEWLAGWEGEVQRDSADIPAPALGELDGVVTASAVSCAETGTIFLDGSGDQGRRALSLVPDLHVCVVDLSTVEVGVPEAVARLVPERPTTLISGPSATSDIELERVEGVHGPRTLVVIVRTDV
- a CDS encoding DUF2510 domain-containing protein, producing MNQTSPPGWHPDPGYSGIGPAQERWWDGTQWTDQLRVAPAAVRSRRIRIGVGVTVGVVVLAAVGGGAYALGHGDGKQSATPSVAQSGGPPSGGQGRQGAPGESGGGFGGQGGGQSGGSGSDGGSDGGSDQNGDGGSGGQDQAPESQIPTEDGYATDVASGISLPVPKGWTGESGTVGAGLTTGEYACPGDTSQKCVRGGVFSAPAAALENTEKTAEAAAKKDISVNAEESYGADIYEGITSHQEMKSEAVTVAGQKGYLVRWKVVTKKGDDGYVESLAFPSPNSKDLLVVVRSGFDINAKAPELSVLDTITKGIKAASVSGSGNGQTA